AGTCCGCGACCGCCAGGTTCGCGCGCATGAGGCGGCCCACGCCGCCATCGGCGGCGCCCATGCCGGACATCCCACCTACACCCTGGAGCAGGGCCCCGACGGCAGCACCTATGCCGTCGCCGGCGAAGTCAGCATCGATACCAGCAGGATTCCAGGCGACCCGCAGGCGACGTTGGAAAAGGCTGAAATCGTTCGCCGCGCAGCCCTTGCTCCCCTTGATCCTTCACCCGCGGATCGGGCTATTGCCGCAAAGGCCACGCAAATGGCTGGTCAAGCCCGCCGGGACCTGATAGCGGGAGAAGATTCACCCGGCGCCTTCACCCTTGCCCCTCAAGATTCATCCGTCGATCGCAGACCTCCCCGCGGAGGCCTTCTCAACGTGCTTGCCTGATTTTCATCTGGATCCTGATTCGTCGGTCCCGATTTCCAGACCGCCAGCCAAGTCAGCAATGCCGCCCCGAAAAGTCCCCAAATCATGCCCTCCCAGCCGAAAATCCGATACACCGGCCCCGGCGCATAGGATCCCAGCGCCCCCCCG
The DNA window shown above is from Geoalkalibacter ferrihydriticus DSM 17813 and carries:
- a CDS encoding putative metalloprotease CJM1_0395 family protein; the encoded protein is MPSPLGTVTFIARYARMADASVFQVSRPTAAPAVGSDHSPERRYSANNKRDISAPTDRVTLSAEAEAIRALQVRDRQVRAHEAAHAAIGGAHAGHPTYTLEQGPDGSTYAVAGEVSIDTSRIPGDPQATLEKAEIVRRAALAPLDPSPADRAIAAKATQMAGQARRDLIAGEDSPGAFTLAPQDSSVDRRPPRGGLLNVLA